Proteins from a single region of Gemmatimonadaceae bacterium:
- a CDS encoding protein phosphatase 2C domain-containing protein: MKAVEPFTAEFPALPDGTLEVSGRTDVGLIREHNEDSFLFGDLVSGKSVSENDSPILKVDAVPAVLMVADGVGGAASGEIASSMATTIAYEYLRDRWHRGGLRGTVIVADALQQALFSANRAIHAHAVQDRSHHGMGTTATLALTVNGMIYFAQVGDSRAYIVRDGSAKQMTKDQSLVQRMVDAGKMSQEQAEKSEHRNIILQALGPEEAVVPELTRDRMQDGDVVVLCSDGLSNQLTSSEIAKMATDNESLDSLCTLLVQRALETGAPDNVTVVAARFTTDKPDPPEKPAA, encoded by the coding sequence ATGAAGGCAGTCGAGCCGTTTACCGCGGAATTTCCCGCGCTTCCCGATGGAACGCTCGAAGTGTCGGGCCGAACCGACGTTGGACTAATCCGGGAGCACAATGAGGATTCATTCCTTTTCGGTGACCTCGTCTCCGGCAAGAGCGTGAGCGAAAACGACTCACCGATTCTCAAGGTGGACGCCGTTCCCGCCGTTCTGATGGTCGCGGATGGGGTTGGAGGAGCTGCGTCTGGGGAGATCGCGAGCTCGATGGCGACGACGATCGCATACGAATACCTTCGCGACCGATGGCATCGCGGCGGGCTTCGCGGGACTGTCATCGTCGCGGATGCCCTGCAGCAGGCGCTCTTTTCGGCGAATCGCGCCATTCATGCTCATGCCGTTCAGGACCGGTCGCACCACGGAATGGGCACGACGGCGACGCTCGCCCTGACTGTCAACGGGATGATCTACTTCGCCCAGGTTGGTGACAGCCGGGCGTACATCGTGAGAGACGGATCGGCCAAGCAGATGACGAAGGATCAGTCGCTCGTTCAGCGAATGGTCGATGCCGGCAAGATGTCGCAGGAACAAGCCGAGAAGAGCGAGCACCGCAACATCATTCTCCAGGCGCTCGGGCCGGAGGAAGCCGTCGTACCCGAGCTGACGCGAGACCGCATGCAGGATGGAGATGTGGTGGTTCTCTGCAGCGATGGGCTTTCGAACCAGCTCACGTCGAGCGAGATCGCGAAGATGGCAACCGACAACGAGAGTCTCGACAGCCTCTGCACGCTCCTCGTCCAAAGAGCCCTCGAAACCGGCGCACCGGACAACGTCACTGTCGTCGCGGCGCGGTTCACGACTGATAAGCCAGACCCTCCCGAGAAGCCGGCCGCCTGA
- a CDS encoding AmpG family muropeptide MFS transporter, whose product MSPQQSRNPLQVFGRPKMAVLLFLGFSSGLPLYLTKTTLQAWMTTAGVSLTAIGVFSLLNAPYSLKFVWAPVLDRYVPPFLGRRRGWMLITQVLLLSAIAFMSFHDPKVGLMALGINALVIAFLSASQDITIDAYRTDILTKDELGPGTSVYVLGYRIALILTGWLAFVLADRLSWPTTYVIMSTLMIVGIITTFRAPEPVLKDPRPASLTEAVVLPFKEFFQRSGFVAGLVALLFIVFYKLPDSLTDNMKTSFLLQAGFSQTEIGTVLGFAGIIATITGGLLAGAVIVRLGVNKSLWVFAVFQALSNVAYYILALAGKSYALMVMAVVTENFGLGLVSAGLLAFMMSVCNRRFSATQFALLSSLMAASRDILVAPAGRIAELTGWPGFFLFTVASAAPALLLLPIVAPWGRDMPRFAAEREGDSADESDPDEVASLEANATDQSDGVGPGGQPRKR is encoded by the coding sequence ATGAGTCCACAGCAATCACGTAACCCCCTCCAGGTCTTTGGCCGTCCCAAGATGGCCGTGCTGCTCTTCCTTGGATTCTCCTCCGGCCTTCCGCTCTACCTCACGAAAACAACGCTTCAGGCGTGGATGACCACCGCCGGAGTGAGTCTCACGGCGATTGGCGTGTTCAGCCTCCTCAATGCGCCCTATTCACTGAAGTTCGTGTGGGCGCCGGTCCTCGACCGGTACGTTCCGCCCTTCCTCGGGAGGCGGCGCGGATGGATGCTCATCACGCAGGTCCTTCTGCTGAGCGCTATCGCCTTCATGTCCTTTCACGATCCGAAGGTCGGGTTGATGGCCCTCGGAATCAACGCCCTTGTCATCGCATTTCTCAGCGCGTCGCAGGACATCACCATCGATGCCTACCGAACGGACATTCTCACGAAGGACGAGCTTGGGCCCGGCACATCGGTCTACGTGCTCGGCTACCGAATCGCACTCATTCTGACAGGGTGGCTGGCGTTCGTGCTCGCCGATCGGCTGTCGTGGCCGACAACCTACGTCATCATGTCGACGCTGATGATCGTCGGCATCATCACGACCTTCCGCGCTCCGGAGCCGGTCCTCAAGGATCCGCGTCCGGCCAGCCTGACCGAGGCTGTGGTCCTTCCGTTCAAGGAGTTCTTCCAGCGCTCCGGTTTTGTGGCAGGTCTCGTCGCACTGCTGTTCATCGTTTTCTACAAGCTGCCGGACAGTTTGACGGACAACATGAAGACTTCGTTCCTGCTCCAGGCTGGCTTCTCGCAGACGGAAATCGGGACGGTGCTCGGATTCGCCGGAATCATTGCGACCATCACGGGCGGCCTGCTCGCGGGTGCCGTCATCGTGCGACTCGGGGTGAACAAGTCGCTGTGGGTGTTCGCGGTCTTTCAGGCTCTGAGCAATGTCGCCTATTACATCCTCGCGCTCGCTGGGAAAAGCTATGCCTTGATGGTCATGGCGGTGGTCACCGAGAACTTCGGGCTCGGCTTGGTGAGCGCGGGACTGCTCGCGTTCATGATGAGCGTGTGCAACCGACGGTTTTCTGCGACGCAGTTCGCGTTGTTATCGAGCCTGATGGCGGCGAGTCGCGACATTCTCGTCGCACCGGCGGGCAGAATCGCTGAGCTGACGGGGTGGCCCGGGTTCTTCCTCTTCACGGTGGCTTCGGCAGCACCCGCTCTGTTGCTGCTGCCGATAGTGGCGCCGTGGGGGCGAGATATGCCCCGATTTGCCGCGGAGCGCGAAGGTGATTCTGCGGATGAGTCCGATCCAGACGAGGTCGCCAGCCTGGAGGCGAACGCTACGGATCAGTCGGACGGCGTGGGCCCCGGGGGTCAGCCGCGAAAACGTTAA
- the murQ gene encoding N-acetylmuramic acid 6-phosphate etherase: protein MTDPRVTERRNPRTASIDLATPLEIVDVINAEDRMVPDAVNTQREQIAAAITLAEDAFRKGGRLFYIGAGTSGRLGVLDASECPPTFGTDPEMVQGIIAGGTPALTRSQEGAEDVAENGAKEMDDHGVTTHDLVIGIAASGTTPYVHSGIRRARELGAKTAIISCSRPPLDVVEDVDVAILPIVGPEVVTGSTRMKAGTATKLILNMITTGAMIRLGKTYGNLMVDLKATNNKLKDRSERIVVEVCGVSRAEARELLEAANKSVKTAIVMQKLRVSREEAEAALARAGGVIRRAIPDAPPPVTE from the coding sequence ATGACTGATCCAAGGGTCACCGAGCGTCGCAATCCGCGGACCGCTTCGATCGATCTCGCCACTCCACTGGAGATCGTGGATGTCATAAACGCGGAAGACCGCATGGTTCCCGACGCCGTAAACACGCAGCGTGAGCAGATAGCCGCTGCAATTACGCTCGCGGAAGACGCATTCAGAAAAGGTGGACGGCTCTTCTACATCGGCGCCGGAACATCCGGTCGCCTTGGCGTGCTCGATGCGAGTGAATGTCCACCAACTTTCGGAACGGATCCGGAAATGGTCCAGGGAATTATCGCCGGCGGCACTCCGGCGCTCACTCGCTCACAGGAAGGCGCCGAAGACGTGGCCGAAAATGGCGCAAAGGAGATGGATGATCACGGCGTCACGACGCACGATCTCGTGATCGGTATTGCTGCTTCAGGAACCACACCGTACGTCCACTCCGGAATCCGGCGCGCGCGCGAGCTCGGCGCGAAGACGGCGATTATCTCGTGCTCCCGACCGCCACTCGATGTTGTCGAAGATGTCGACGTAGCGATTCTTCCCATCGTTGGCCCCGAGGTCGTGACCGGCTCGACGCGAATGAAAGCGGGTACCGCGACGAAGCTCATTCTCAACATGATCACCACCGGCGCGATGATCCGCCTCGGGAAGACCTACGGAAATCTGATGGTCGATCTGAAGGCGACGAACAACAAGCTGAAGGATCGAAGCGAGCGCATCGTCGTCGAGGTCTGCGGTGTGTCCCGCGCTGAAGCACGAGAGCTGCTGGAGGCGGCGAACAAGAGCGTGAAGACAGCGATCGTAATGCAGAAACTGCGTGTATCTCGGGAAGAAGCCGAAGCCGCGCTGGCACGCGCCGGCGGCGTCATTCGGCGCGCGATACCCGATGCGCCTCCCCCGGTAACCGAATGA
- a CDS encoding anhydro-N-acetylmuramic acid kinase, with protein MTQPRAEQDKSAELTEPRTRRSVQPERGMLMVGLMSGTSLDGVAAAVVRFTDRDGGVDAELVGFTQHAYSREQHDRLARALVEGTPAEYCRLGFDLGEWLANAAAAAISEAGVGRSEVAAVASHGQSIWHEPGHSTWQLGEAAVIAERLGVPVVSDFRVRDVAAGGQGAPLVPIADAMIFSSPTIWRGLQNIGGIGNVTVVPPGGELSGVRAFDTGPGAGVIDKTTRALRSDLPYDIDGKLAAAGTPVTEVVDELLTHAYFAAEPPKSTGPELFSPSYVAELIRLCREKRTGCTDEDIVATAVDLTARSIADSYRRFIAEPISEVVFSGGGARNPTLVKRISEAISPLEARLFDDVFFDGEAKEAVAFALLGYLHLKGRPGNVRSATGARGPRILGKLTPP; from the coding sequence ATGACTCAGCCGAGAGCCGAGCAGGACAAGTCCGCAGAGCTCACAGAGCCCCGGACAAGGCGATCCGTTCAGCCCGAACGCGGAATGCTCATGGTCGGCCTCATGTCGGGAACATCGCTCGACGGAGTCGCCGCCGCAGTTGTGCGCTTCACCGATCGCGACGGAGGCGTTGACGCAGAGCTGGTCGGCTTCACACAGCATGCTTATTCAAGGGAACAGCATGATCGGCTCGCGCGTGCTCTGGTCGAGGGAACTCCGGCCGAGTATTGCCGGCTGGGCTTCGATCTTGGCGAGTGGCTCGCGAATGCGGCCGCCGCGGCCATCAGCGAAGCTGGTGTCGGGCGCAGCGAAGTCGCAGCAGTTGCATCGCACGGACAGTCCATCTGGCATGAGCCGGGACATTCAACCTGGCAGCTCGGAGAGGCGGCCGTGATTGCCGAAAGGCTCGGCGTTCCGGTTGTCAGCGACTTTCGCGTGAGGGATGTCGCTGCCGGTGGGCAGGGAGCGCCGCTGGTACCGATCGCCGACGCGATGATTTTTTCTTCGCCAACGATCTGGCGCGGGCTGCAGAACATCGGCGGAATTGGAAACGTGACAGTTGTTCCGCCGGGCGGTGAATTGAGCGGAGTCCGCGCGTTCGATACCGGACCAGGCGCTGGAGTGATCGACAAAACGACTCGCGCGCTCCGCTCCGACCTGCCATACGATATAGACGGAAAGCTTGCCGCGGCGGGGACGCCGGTCACCGAAGTCGTTGACGAGCTGCTCACACACGCCTACTTCGCCGCGGAACCGCCAAAATCCACCGGCCCCGAGCTCTTCAGCCCGAGCTACGTCGCCGAGCTGATTCGCCTGTGCCGCGAGAAGCGCACCGGATGCACCGATGAAGACATCGTCGCGACTGCCGTCGACCTGACGGCGCGGAGCATCGCGGATTCCTATCGCCGCTTCATCGCCGAGCCGATCTCGGAGGTGGTGTTCTCGGGCGGCGGCGCCAGGAACCCGACTCTCGTGAAGCGAATCTCCGAAGCAATCTCCCCGCTCGAAGCCCGATTATTCGACGATGTCTTCTTCGACGGGGAAGCAAAGGAGGCCGTGGCCTTTGCATTGCTAGGCTATTTGCACCTGAAGGGCAGACCCGGCAACGTTCGGTCCGCCACCGGAGCAAGGGGGCCCCGGATACTGGGCAAGCTCACGCCACCTTAA
- the ggt gene encoding gamma-glutamyltransferase, which translates to MNCARPLFLALVAGACAPAVQTANDAPDTVPPRVAAVFPAAWRYPPGQDATFAEHAMVASNSRLASEAGVEILRAGGNAVDAAVAVGFALTVSLPEAGNIGGGGYMVIRLADGRTAAIDYREVAPAAASRDMYMDSTGTLTRAGVVGRAASGVPGSVAGLTAALARYGTMSLDKVMAPAIRMAADGIVVDSALAASVANKQTLIRQFAGNELFSPGGMPPAVGARLVQRDLAGTLRIIAREGAAGFYRGRVAQLIASELQRDCPPALAGRHRASRACGIITVRDLEQYQPVWREPLRTTYRGYTLISMPPSSSGGVTLSESLNILEPFASLSQFGTARYFHLVASAFQRAFIDRNAKLGDPAFATVPIAQLTSKEYALELHKTISPDRHTPTATLPMHAGEGTETTHYSVVDAHGNAVATTTTINSTYGSGVLIRGAGFFMNNVMDDFTSQPGKPNQFGLVQGENNAIAPGKRMLSAMSPTIVLDPRGDVLLVLGARGGPRIITSTAQVILNVIDNRMTLSDALRAPRIHHQALPDTLKYEPDGLDPATMEKLGQMGYALARQGIAEAKVTAIMRVRGGYVGMDDPRSAGAAVGY; encoded by the coding sequence GTGAACTGTGCTCGCCCTCTCTTCCTGGCACTTGTAGCAGGCGCGTGCGCTCCCGCCGTTCAAACGGCGAACGATGCACCCGATACTGTTCCTCCTCGCGTTGCCGCCGTTTTTCCGGCCGCGTGGCGTTATCCTCCCGGTCAGGACGCGACATTCGCCGAGCACGCGATGGTGGCGAGCAACAGCCGTCTCGCCAGTGAGGCAGGGGTTGAAATTCTGCGCGCTGGCGGAAACGCAGTTGATGCTGCCGTTGCAGTCGGTTTCGCGCTGACCGTATCACTCCCGGAGGCGGGTAACATCGGAGGAGGCGGTTACATGGTGATCCGGCTGGCCGACGGAAGAACGGCGGCCATCGATTATCGCGAGGTCGCACCGGCAGCCGCATCGCGCGACATGTACATGGATTCCACTGGCACGTTGACGAGAGCGGGCGTCGTCGGACGGGCGGCGTCGGGCGTGCCGGGCTCGGTCGCCGGGCTCACCGCCGCGCTCGCACGATATGGTACGATGTCGCTCGACAAAGTGATGGCACCCGCAATCCGCATGGCGGCGGACGGCATCGTCGTCGACAGCGCTCTGGCTGCATCGGTCGCAAACAAGCAAACGCTGATTCGGCAGTTTGCCGGCAATGAGCTTTTTTCCCCAGGGGGAATGCCGCCGGCGGTTGGAGCACGACTCGTTCAGCGCGATCTGGCCGGGACTCTGCGGATCATTGCACGCGAGGGCGCGGCGGGATTCTACCGCGGACGGGTGGCGCAACTGATCGCGAGCGAATTGCAGCGGGACTGTCCACCTGCTCTTGCTGGACGGCACCGCGCATCTCGCGCCTGCGGCATCATCACCGTCCGGGACCTGGAACAGTACCAGCCCGTCTGGCGTGAGCCGCTCCGGACGACGTATCGGGGATACACGCTGATATCGATGCCGCCCTCATCCTCAGGCGGGGTTACACTCAGCGAGTCCCTGAACATCCTCGAGCCCTTCGCCTCGCTGTCCCAGTTCGGAACAGCGCGGTACTTCCATCTGGTTGCCTCGGCGTTTCAGCGAGCGTTCATCGACCGAAACGCAAAGCTCGGGGACCCGGCGTTTGCAACGGTCCCAATCGCACAGCTGACGAGCAAGGAATACGCGCTCGAGCTGCACAAGACGATCTCGCCCGACCGGCACACTCCCACCGCCACGCTGCCCATGCATGCGGGCGAGGGCACGGAGACAACGCATTATTCTGTTGTCGATGCTCATGGGAACGCAGTTGCTACGACTACAACGATCAACAGCACTTACGGCTCAGGAGTGCTGATTCGTGGCGCCGGGTTTTTCATGAACAACGTGATGGATGACTTCACGTCCCAGCCCGGCAAACCCAACCAGTTCGGTTTGGTGCAGGGGGAGAACAACGCGATCGCGCCTGGCAAGCGCATGCTGAGCGCGATGTCGCCGACGATCGTCCTCGACCCACGCGGAGATGTACTTCTCGTGCTCGGCGCGCGCGGAGGTCCGCGGATCATCACCAGCACCGCGCAGGTGATTCTGAATGTCATCGACAACCGAATGACGCTGTCCGATGCCTTGAGAGCGCCGAGGATTCATCATCAGGCGCTTCCCGATACGCTGAAGTACGAGCCGGACGGGCTCGACCCCGCGACGATGGAAAAGCTGGGCCAGATGGGATACGCCCTCGCCAGGCAGGGAATCGCGGAGGCGAAGGTGACGGCGATCATGCGCGTGCGCGGCGGCTACGTCGGCATGGACGATCCGCGGTCAGCGGGAGCAGCAGTCGGATACTGA
- a CDS encoding ABC transporter ATP-binding protein: MKELRRLIPFFRPYRWQIIAGLLLVVVSTAIMSVIPWLLRAGIDAMSKGADQTVAWQVAAGIVATALVAGTMRYGMRHLMNGVSRRIEYDLRNDLFTHLESLDASYYARTRTGDIMARLTNDLGAVRMAAGPAIMYLVNTVASGLFALVFMLRIDPMLTGLALLPMIVLPIITVRMGSAIHTRFDAVQEHFSTLTTHAQENLTGARIVRAYRQEAAEIERFGALNDEYLARNMSLVRLYGTMTPLFGLLAGLGAVVVMGLGGLLVIRGSISVGSFVAFGIYLGLLTWPLIALGWVINLFQRGGASMARLGQILDAKSLLDAPPPRPVSLVPATAGRSIEFRDVGFHYPAETSREPRWILRNLSFVVPAGATLGIVGATGSGKSALMDLIPRIYDPQEGQILIDGVPVRDVPLDELRREIGFVQQESVLFSDTISANLGYGTQSAESVRWAAQAAQLDSTIESFPGGYETMLGERGINLSGGQKQRASLARALARKPSIVLLDDALSAVDMHTEADILRELRVALGGRTAVISSHRASSIRHATKIIVLDRGRIVEEGRHEELMMSEGRYWSLLRRQQLVESIESTGGSTSGAGTNDR, from the coding sequence ATGAAAGAATTACGACGCCTGATTCCGTTCTTCCGCCCGTACCGGTGGCAGATAATTGCCGGCCTTCTCCTTGTGGTCGTCTCAACGGCCATAATGAGCGTAATTCCATGGCTGCTGCGGGCTGGGATCGACGCGATGAGCAAGGGAGCGGATCAAACGGTGGCGTGGCAGGTTGCCGCGGGAATCGTTGCGACGGCGCTCGTTGCAGGCACCATGCGATACGGAATGCGACATCTGATGAACGGGGTTAGCCGCCGCATCGAGTACGACCTGCGGAACGACCTGTTCACACACCTCGAATCTCTCGACGCGTCGTACTACGCGCGCACGCGCACCGGCGACATCATGGCGCGCCTGACGAATGACCTTGGCGCCGTTCGCATGGCGGCTGGACCCGCGATCATGTATCTCGTCAACACCGTTGCAAGCGGGTTGTTCGCGCTGGTGTTCATGCTTCGCATCGACCCGATGCTGACGGGCCTCGCGCTCCTGCCGATGATCGTTCTGCCCATAATCACTGTGCGTATGGGCAGCGCAATCCATACGCGCTTCGATGCGGTGCAGGAGCATTTCTCCACGCTCACGACCCACGCTCAGGAGAACCTCACCGGCGCGCGGATTGTCCGTGCCTATCGCCAGGAAGCCGCGGAGATAGAGCGTTTCGGTGCGCTCAACGACGAGTACCTCGCGCGAAACATGTCCCTCGTCAGGCTCTACGGAACGATGACTCCATTGTTCGGGCTGCTCGCCGGTCTTGGCGCGGTTGTGGTGATGGGACTGGGTGGGCTCCTCGTCATCCGGGGTTCGATTTCGGTGGGGTCGTTCGTCGCGTTCGGGATCTACCTCGGCTTGCTCACGTGGCCGCTCATCGCGCTCGGCTGGGTGATCAATCTTTTCCAGCGCGGAGGAGCGTCAATGGCGCGCCTCGGCCAGATCCTCGATGCGAAGTCGCTTCTCGACGCACCGCCGCCGCGGCCGGTGAGCCTGGTGCCCGCAACGGCGGGCCGCTCCATCGAGTTTCGCGACGTCGGATTTCACTACCCTGCCGAAACGAGTCGGGAGCCGCGCTGGATTCTTCGCAATCTCAGCTTTGTGGTGCCCGCCGGCGCGACGCTTGGTATCGTCGGCGCGACGGGAAGCGGGAAGAGCGCCCTGATGGATCTCATCCCTCGAATTTATGATCCGCAGGAGGGGCAAATTCTCATCGATGGTGTACCAGTTCGCGACGTTCCGCTCGACGAGCTGCGTCGTGAGATTGGGTTCGTCCAGCAGGAGAGCGTGCTGTTCAGCGACACGATATCCGCAAATCTCGGCTACGGCACTCAGAGCGCCGAGTCGGTGAGATGGGCCGCGCAGGCGGCCCAGCTGGATTCCACCATCGAGTCATTTCCGGGGGGATACGAGACGATGCTCGGCGAGAGAGGAATCAATCTGTCGGGGGGCCAGAAGCAGCGAGCGTCGCTCGCGCGTGCGCTCGCGCGAAAGCCGTCAATCGTGCTTCTCGACGATGCTCTGAGTGCGGTGGATATGCATACGGAAGCCGACATCCTGCGTGAGCTCAGGGTTGCGCTCGGGGGGCGCACAGCGGTCATCTCGTCGCATCGCGCGAGCAGCATCCGCCATGCGACGAAAATCATCGTCCTCGACCGCGGCCGAATCGTGGAGGAAGGTCGCCACGAGGAGCTGATGATGAGCGAGGGGCGGTACTGGTCACTTCTCAGGAGGCAGCAGCTGGTGGAATCGATCGAGTCGACGGGAGGAAGTACTTCAGGCGCCGGAACGAATGACCGCTGA